Genomic DNA from uncultured Vibrio sp.:
CTAAATATCAACAGCAAGGCTTAATCATTCATATCACGGGCTTCTCTAAGCTGATCGGTGATCTGATTGATGGTGTGCAGAGTGTTTTATGGTTCTTCGTATTGGCAGTGGTGATTGCAACAGCGATGGTGTTTTTGTACACCCGTTGTGTTCGCTCAACCGGGCTTGTGGTATTTGCTTCGATATTAGCCGTCGTTTGGCAGCTAGGTTTGTTACCAACACTTGGCTACGCTCTCGATCCTTACTCCATTTTGGTACCGTTCCTAGTCTTCGCGATCGGTATGAGCCATGGTGCGCAAAAAATGAATGGCATTATGCAGGATGTTGGACGTGGCTTTGATAAGCTCGTTGCCGCTCGTTTTACTTTCCGACGCCTGTTTATGGCGGGTTTAACGGCACTCCTCGCTGATGCAGTTGGTTTTGCTGTGCTGTTAATGATCGATATTAAAGTCATTCAAGAGCTCGCTATCGCAGCCTCAATTGGCGTAGCGGTACTGATTTTTACTAACTTGATTCTGTTACCGGTGCTGCTGTCATTTGTCGGTGTTAGTGAAAAAGCCGCTCAACGCAGTATCAGCCATGACTCTGTAATTGACGACCCAAGCAAAACACCGCGTCTGTGGGGGTTCTTCGACATGTTCACGCAGCGCAAGTGGGCGATTGTTGGTGTTGCATTCGGTGTTGTGCTTGGTGGATTTGGCCTCTATGAATCGCAAAAACTAAAGATCGGCGATTTAGATCAGGGAGCCCCTGAACTCAGAGCAGACAGCCGCTATAACCAGGATGTCGCGTTTATGAATCAGCACTATGGTGCTTCTAGTGATGTGTTCGCGGTCATGGTCACAACACCAGATGGCCAATGCTCTCAATACGAAACACTGAAGAAAGTGGATGATCTGGAGTGGCAATTGCGCCAACTCCCGGGAGTGGAATCGACGAAATCACTGTCGTTGCTGTCTCGTCGTGTGCTGTCTGGGTTAAATGAAGGTAACCCGAAATGGTATGAGTTTTTACCCAACCAAAGCATGCTTAACTACATTACTGCGGGTGCTCCGCGAGGTCTATATAACAATAGCTGTAATCTGTTAACCGTGTATGCCTACCTGAGTGATCACAAGGCTGACACTTTGACGAGCCTGGTTAATCTGGTTACACAGTTTGCTGCTGAAAATGATACGCCTGACGTGAAGTTTCTTATGGCGGCAGGCAGCTCTGGTTATCAGGCCTCGACGAATATTGTTGTGAAAGATGCTTGGTACAAGATGCTGTTTATGGTGTACGCCGCTGTTGCAGTCTTGTCTTTGATTACCTTCCGCTCTTTGCGTGCTGTTGTTGTCGCATTAGTACCCTTGATGCTGACTTCTGTATTAGCCGAAGCTTTGATGGTCAACTTGAACATGGGCGTTAAAGTCGCGACCTTACCAGTTATCGCACTCGGCGTGGGGATTGGTATTGACTACGCGCTTTATATTTTATCAATAACACTCGTTGAGCTGCGCAAAGGCGCGTCTCTTTCTCAGGCCTACTTAAGAGCACTTAACTTTACTGGCAGAGTGGTGATGTTAACAGGCTTTACGTTATCGATAGGGGTCATCACTTGGGTAGCAAGTCCAATTAAATTTCAAGCGGATATGGGCTTACTTCTCGCCTTTATGTTCCTCTGGAACATGTTGGGCACCCTTATTGGGCTACCTTCTTTAGCATATTTTTTGCTCAAACCACAAGCACAAAAATCAGCGGTACAAAGTGAGAACAACGAGCAGAGTCACCCGGAAGACTCTGCGGAGAAGAAAGCCTCTTTGTCTCATTTCACAACAGTTTTTAAATAGATAGTCAGACCCGATGAGATTAAGCATTCAAAGCCACTCGCTCTGCAACAAAGGCTGAATGATGGTGTTTTAAGTGAATGCTTTTAAACGAATGGGAAGAATAACAAGGAAAGGGAGTAATCAATATGACGGTAGTGAATAGAGTACTTGTCGTTGGCGGAGGGTTCTCTGGAATGGCTGCTGCAATCCAAATGAGCCGTAATGGCATTGAAGTTGATTTGGTAGAAGTCGATCCTGATTGGTGTCCGTTGGGAGCGGGAATCACCGTCAATGGTGCAACGCTAAGGGCGCTGGATGAGTTAGGCCTGTATCAAGAAGTGGTAGAGCAAGGCTGTATTAGTGATGGATTAGAAATTTACACCAGTAATGGAAACCTGCTCGTTCAGTTACCTACACCGTCTCCGCAGGGGAGCTCTGTTGCTGGAACGGCTGGGATATTCCGGCCTACGTTGGCAAAGATCATGGCGACAGCGACTCGAGAGTCTGGTGTGAATGTTCGTTTAGGTTGTTCCTATACAGACATAGAGCAGTTAGAGAATCGTGTGGCCGTTCGCTTTACCGATGGTAGTCAGAATGAATATGACCTAGTCGTTGGTGCTGATGGCGTACATTCTCATTTGCGTGAACGCTTTTTCCCTGAAGTGGATAGCCCTGAATATATTGGACAAGGAGTGTGGCGCGCGATAGTGCCACGACCTGAGCGCATCGAACGAGTCTGCATGTGGCTGGGCGAACACCTTAAGCTGGGGGTTAACCCGGTTTCTGATACTCATATGTACATGTTTATCACTGAAGACCGCCCGACAAAAGAATTTATCGATCCGACCACTTGGCCTCAAGTGTGTGCTGATTTGATGAAACAATTTAGTGATCCTTTTATTGAGTCTTTGATTCCGCATGTGTTTGAAGAAAGCGCCAATATTGATTACCGACCATTGGCCAACCTTATTGTGCCGGCACCATGGAATCGTGGTCGCTTGGTACTGATTGGAGACACAGTTGCCGCTACGTCACCTCACTTAGCGTCGGGAGCTGGGATTGGTATAGAAAGCGGACTCGTTTTAGCTCAAGAGTTAACGATGGAGCAGACTTTGCAGGAAGCTCTAAATCGTTTCCATGAACGTCGTTGGGAGCGCTGCCGCATGGTTGTCGATAATTCAGCTCGACTATGTCGAATTGAGATTGAGGGTGGTGACAAAGAAGAGCACTCGCGCATTACCCGCGAATCACTCTTTCTACTAAGTCAACCAATCTAATAATAAAAACAGTGTATTAACCAATAACCAATAACAAAGAACTTAAGGAATAAGTATGAGTTTAACTGATATACATCGCGTCGTGACTGGCCATGATGAAAATGGCAATGCAATCATTACTCACAATGGTCCACTATCAACACTAATGGATATGGAAGCTATTCCAGGAACTCGCTTCCACGAGATTTGGAATACCAGTACGACGCCTGCTCGAATTGATAATAGTGATGATCCAACGATAGGTCCGGTAACGTTGCCGCCACCAAAAAACGGTACTCGTATACGCTTTGTGGATATTCCGCCTGACACAACTGAGCTTCTGAAAAATGGCCATGAAAGAATGAAGGGTATGTTCGAAAGCGTTGGTGATAATCACGCTTCAACGGTAAAGAAAAACTCTCCACATCCACTTATGCACCGTACCCAGTCTATTGACTACGGTATTGTCATTGAAGGGGAACTCACGCTGATCGTCGATGACGGTGAAGTAGATCTGAAGCCGGGTAGTGTTGTGGTTCAGCGTGGTACAAACCATGCGTGGGCCAACCGTACAGACAAAATGTGCCGCATATTATTTATTTTGGTTGATGGCGAATATGAACCTGAGATTGCACGTGCAATAGCAACCCACGACGAATAACCCGGATATCATAACGATAAAGTCGGATACTGATTTGGCTTTATCGTTACATTCATTGGAGAACAAAATGAAGTTTGCGACTTTAGCTGACGGAAGTGTCGACGGTAGCTTGCTACTGGTATCAAAAAATTTATCTCTAGCGGTCAGTGTGACTCATATTGCCCCAAATTTATTGACGGTGGTGCAAAACTGGAATCAGTATCAGCCACATTTAGAAGCTATGTATCAGCAGCTCAATGACGGTCTACTTCCGTTAGCCTTTACTTTCAACCCTGCTCAATGTGCAGCGCCAATGCCGCGCAGTCCTCAATGGTTAGATGCGTCTGCCTTTTTAAACCACGCTAAATTAATGGAGCAAGCGTTTAATACTAAACCTATCGCTGATATGGACACCATCCCTGTGATGTATCAGGGGGCAAGCGATGATTTCTTGGGACCCCATACGGATGTCATGATGGTATCTGAAGATGATGGGATCGACTTTGAAGGTGAGTTTGGCGTCATTGTGGATGAAGTCGCAATGGCAGCATCCAGTGAGGAAGCCGAAAAGCACATTCGTTTGATTGTACAAATCAATGATTGGAGTTTACGAGCACTAGGCCCAAGAGAAATGGCAACGGGTTTTGGCTTTTTACAGGCAAAGCCTTCTTCAAGCTTTGCGCCAATTGCCGTTACGCCAGATGAATTGGGTGATGCGTGGCAGGATGGCAGAGTGAAAATGCACCTAGCCGTTGAATGGAATGGCACACGATTTGGTGCACCTCACGGACAAGAGATGAATTTTTCCTTTGGCCAATTGATTGCTCATGCAGCTCGTAGCCGAAAGTTAACCGCCGGCAGTATTGTCGGTTCTGGAACGGTATCAAACAGTGCGCGAAGCGCTGGTTCGGCATGTATTGCAGAGAGGCGTGTGATCGAGATGATAGATCAGGGAGAATGTACCACTTCATTTATGCGGTTTGGTGATACAGTGCGCATGCAGGCTAAGTATGATGACGGCCATGATGGTCCGTTTGGCATCATTGAGCAGCAAGTTGTTGCTGTGTCTTCTTAAATAAGCCTTGCTCAATCTGTCGCAGGATAGCGTCAGTTAATCTCAACACAATACAAGAAAAGATAGTAAGTCAGCAGGGAGAAGCAATGTCGTCAGGGAATATTAAAGTCGTCGATGTTACGGCTGAGGAATATCACCATAAACTAATTAACCGCGCTAAATTGGTTGAACCCAAAATGCAGTTCAGCCAAACCGACAGCAGTGGTATCCGTAGTTTTCATACCATGCTTAAACCAAGTGGTGCTCAATGTAATCTCGATTGCTCTTACTGTTTTTATCTACACAAAGAAGATTTATTTGCCCAACCTAAACGCCCGCGTATGAGTGACGAAATACTGGAACAACATATTCGCCAGTATATTGAAG
This window encodes:
- a CDS encoding MMPL family transporter, with the translated sequence MKHQSQPKVSTEQAFDPNSGSLIERTLFNHRWLVVVLFALVTLVLGWQATKLSINASYEKTLPTHQSYIQNYLQHKDSLTGLGNAVRVAVESPMGTIYDVKYLEALRELSDEIFLLPGVDRMQMKSLWTPSTRWIGVTELGLEGGPVIPDNYDGSAQSLAQLKANIDRSGEIGQLVAADGESTVIYVPLFSNDADGSPLDYHEVATQLENLRAKYQQQGLIIHITGFSKLIGDLIDGVQSVLWFFVLAVVIATAMVFLYTRCVRSTGLVVFASILAVVWQLGLLPTLGYALDPYSILVPFLVFAIGMSHGAQKMNGIMQDVGRGFDKLVAARFTFRRLFMAGLTALLADAVGFAVLLMIDIKVIQELAIAASIGVAVLIFTNLILLPVLLSFVGVSEKAAQRSISHDSVIDDPSKTPRLWGFFDMFTQRKWAIVGVAFGVVLGGFGLYESQKLKIGDLDQGAPELRADSRYNQDVAFMNQHYGASSDVFAVMVTTPDGQCSQYETLKKVDDLEWQLRQLPGVESTKSLSLLSRRVLSGLNEGNPKWYEFLPNQSMLNYITAGAPRGLYNNSCNLLTVYAYLSDHKADTLTSLVNLVTQFAAENDTPDVKFLMAAGSSGYQASTNIVVKDAWYKMLFMVYAAVAVLSLITFRSLRAVVVALVPLMLTSVLAEALMVNLNMGVKVATLPVIALGVGIGIDYALYILSITLVELRKGASLSQAYLRALNFTGRVVMLTGFTLSIGVITWVASPIKFQADMGLLLAFMFLWNMLGTLIGLPSLAYFLLKPQAQKSAVQSENNEQSHPEDSAEKKASLSHFTTVFK
- a CDS encoding cupin domain-containing protein; amino-acid sequence: MSLTDIHRVVTGHDENGNAIITHNGPLSTLMDMEAIPGTRFHEIWNTSTTPARIDNSDDPTIGPVTLPPPKNGTRIRFVDIPPDTTELLKNGHERMKGMFESVGDNHASTVKKNSPHPLMHRTQSIDYGIVIEGELTLIVDDGEVDLKPGSVVVQRGTNHAWANRTDKMCRILFILVDGEYEPEIARAIATHDE
- a CDS encoding fumarylacetoacetate hydrolase family protein, which gives rise to MKFATLADGSVDGSLLLVSKNLSLAVSVTHIAPNLLTVVQNWNQYQPHLEAMYQQLNDGLLPLAFTFNPAQCAAPMPRSPQWLDASAFLNHAKLMEQAFNTKPIADMDTIPVMYQGASDDFLGPHTDVMMVSEDDGIDFEGEFGVIVDEVAMAASSEEAEKHIRLIVQINDWSLRALGPREMATGFGFLQAKPSSSFAPIAVTPDELGDAWQDGRVKMHLAVEWNGTRFGAPHGQEMNFSFGQLIAHAARSRKLTAGSIVGSGTVSNSARSAGSACIAERRVIEMIDQGECTTSFMRFGDTVRMQAKYDDGHDGPFGIIEQQVVAVSS
- a CDS encoding FAD-dependent oxidoreductase, whose amino-acid sequence is MTVVNRVLVVGGGFSGMAAAIQMSRNGIEVDLVEVDPDWCPLGAGITVNGATLRALDELGLYQEVVEQGCISDGLEIYTSNGNLLVQLPTPSPQGSSVAGTAGIFRPTLAKIMATATRESGVNVRLGCSYTDIEQLENRVAVRFTDGSQNEYDLVVGADGVHSHLRERFFPEVDSPEYIGQGVWRAIVPRPERIERVCMWLGEHLKLGVNPVSDTHMYMFITEDRPTKEFIDPTTWPQVCADLMKQFSDPFIESLIPHVFEESANIDYRPLANLIVPAPWNRGRLVLIGDTVAATSPHLASGAGIGIESGLVLAQELTMEQTLQEALNRFHERRWERCRMVVDNSARLCRIEIEGGDKEEHSRITRESLFLLSQPI